The following are encoded together in the Acidimicrobiales bacterium genome:
- the folP gene encoding dihydropteroate synthase, translating into MELWLGEHRFDITHRAVVMGILNRTPDSFYDQGSYWDFDGFLAKADQLVAHGADFLDVGGVKAGPGEEVGEQEELDRVIPAVEALHARFDLALSVDTWRASVVEHAIEAGAVVGNDISGFADPDYLPVCAAGGASVVATHIRLAPRVPDPEPVYDDLVADVRSFLVDRARWAVDAGIAHERVMVDAGLDLGKTEAQSLELLRRSDDLVSIGHPVFLSASNKRFLAHLLERDVTQVAAGTDAAHTLGIMLGCRVLRAHDVRAARRVADLCADLLEAA; encoded by the coding sequence GTGGAACTGTGGCTGGGCGAGCACCGCTTCGACATCACCCATCGCGCGGTGGTGATGGGCATCTTGAACCGCACGCCCGATTCGTTCTACGACCAGGGCAGCTACTGGGACTTCGACGGGTTCCTGGCCAAGGCCGACCAGCTCGTCGCCCATGGCGCCGACTTCCTCGATGTCGGCGGCGTCAAGGCCGGGCCGGGCGAGGAGGTGGGGGAGCAGGAGGAGCTCGACCGCGTCATCCCCGCGGTCGAGGCGCTGCACGCCCGGTTCGATCTGGCGTTGTCGGTCGACACGTGGCGGGCGTCGGTCGTGGAGCACGCGATCGAGGCGGGGGCGGTGGTCGGCAACGACATCTCCGGCTTCGCCGATCCCGACTACCTGCCGGTGTGTGCTGCCGGCGGCGCGTCGGTCGTCGCCACCCACATCCGCCTCGCCCCTCGGGTGCCCGATCCCGAGCCCGTCTACGACGACCTGGTGGCCGACGTCCGGTCCTTCCTGGTCGACCGCGCCCGGTGGGCGGTCGACGCCGGGATCGCGCACGAGCGGGTCATGGTCGATGCCGGGCTCGACCTGGGCAAGACCGAGGCCCAGTCCCTCGAGCTCCTCCGCCGATCCGACGACCTGGTGTCGATCGGCCACCCCGTGTTCCTGTCGGCGTCGAACAAGCGCTTCCTCGCCCACCTGCTCGAACGCGACGTCACCCAGGTCGCCGCCGGCACCGATGCCGCCCACACCCTCGGGATCATGTTGGGCTGTCGGGTTCTGCGGGCCCACGATGTTCGGGCCGCCCGCCGGGTCGCCGACCTGTGCGCCGACCTGCTGGAGGCGGCATGA